The following coding sequences are from one Terriglobales bacterium window:
- a CDS encoding tetratricopeptide repeat protein, with protein sequence MKTTLRLLAVGMLTAALLGLTGCNKLKARDQLNKGVQAYKAARFEQAIEHFKNAVELDPNLSVAKLYLATAYTGQYIPGVPSPENVRMAEQAIDQYKQVLATNPDSQYKLTCLKGIASLYFNMKELDRARDYYRQALVVDPNDPEIYYSIGVIDWTETYQKAAEVKAPLGLKVDDEYKKDKPSAAACQQLKAAN encoded by the coding sequence ATGAAGACAACCCTGCGACTGCTGGCAGTCGGGATGCTGACGGCCGCCTTGCTGGGCCTCACCGGCTGCAATAAGCTGAAGGCGCGGGACCAGCTCAACAAGGGGGTGCAGGCCTACAAGGCCGCCCGCTTCGAGCAGGCCATCGAGCACTTCAAGAACGCCGTCGAACTCGACCCCAACCTCAGCGTGGCCAAGCTCTACCTGGCCACCGCTTACACCGGGCAGTACATTCCCGGAGTGCCAAGTCCGGAGAACGTCCGCATGGCGGAGCAGGCCATCGACCAATACAAGCAGGTGCTGGCCACCAATCCCGATTCCCAGTACAAGCTCACCTGCCTGAAGGGCATCGCTTCGCTGTACTTCAACATGAAGGAGCTGGACAGGGCCCGCGACTACTATCGCCAGGCCTTGGTGGTGGACCCCAACGATCCCGAGATCTACTACTCCATCGGGGTGATCGACTGGACCGAGACCTACCAGAAGGCCGCGGAGGTCAAGGCCCCCCTGGGATTGAAGGTGGACGATGAGTACAAGAAAGACAAGCCCAGCGCCGCGGCCTGCCAGCAGTTGAAGGCGGCCAAC